The following proteins come from a genomic window of Shewanella halifaxensis HAW-EB4:
- the queE gene encoding 7-carboxy-7-deazaguanine synthase QueE has product MKYPVNEVFETIQGEGTFTGVPAVFVRLQGCPVGCSWCDTKQTWELLEANHVAKELVIQVDGTIGRWSELSAEELVNAFKDKGFNAKHIVITGGEPCLYDLTELTQYLHSQGYQTQIETSGTFDVLCHADTWVTVSPKVNMKGGYKVLAQALNRANEIKHPIATQNHIDELDELLEGIDLTDKTVCLQPISQKARATELAMSTCIARNWRLSIQTHKYLDID; this is encoded by the coding sequence ATGAAATATCCAGTGAATGAAGTATTTGAAACAATTCAAGGTGAGGGGACTTTTACGGGAGTACCAGCCGTTTTTGTTAGACTTCAGGGCTGCCCTGTTGGTTGCTCTTGGTGTGACACTAAGCAGACGTGGGAATTGCTAGAGGCAAATCACGTTGCTAAAGAGCTTGTGATCCAAGTTGACGGTACTATCGGCCGTTGGTCGGAGCTTAGCGCTGAAGAATTGGTTAATGCCTTTAAAGATAAAGGCTTTAATGCAAAACATATCGTGATCACAGGTGGTGAACCTTGTTTATATGATTTGACAGAGTTAACTCAATATCTTCATAGCCAAGGTTACCAAACGCAGATTGAAACCAGTGGTACGTTTGATGTGCTTTGTCACGCAGATACTTGGGTGACAGTATCACCTAAGGTCAATATGAAAGGTGGTTATAAAGTACTTGCCCAAGCGCTAAACCGGGCCAATGAGATTAAACACCCGATAGCAACTCAAAATCACATTGATGAGCTTGATGAGCTGTTGGAAGGTATCGACTTAACCGATAAAACGGTTTGCTTGCAGCCTATTAGTCAAAAGGCCCGTGCGACAGAGTTGGCAATGTCTACCTGTATCGCACGTAACTGGCGCTTATCGATTCAAACGCATAAATATTTAGATATCGATTAA
- a CDS encoding PLP-dependent cysteine synthase family protein, translating to MTNSWVNQAIEKIEADFQRSADTHLIKLETPSLTGIDIYLKDESTHPTGSLKHRLARSLFLYALCNGWIKEGTTVIESSSGSTAVSEAYFARLLGLPFIAVMPSTTAKKKVQQIEFYGGQCHFVDHSCKIYAESERLAQELDGHYMDQFTYAERATDWRGNNNIANSIFNQMEKEQHSIPTWIVMSPGTGGTSATIGRYIRYQRLTTKLCVVDPENSVFFDYFNTGDKNVTCSNGSKIEGIGRPRAEPSFIPGVVDEMRKIPDPASVATINWLEKIIGRKTGASTGTNLYGALQLASEMAARGETGSIVTLICDSGERYLDTYYNADWIKDNIGDLTPYTEALSQFSETSVLHCPRAK from the coding sequence GTGACTAATTCTTGGGTAAATCAAGCAATCGAAAAGATTGAAGCTGACTTTCAACGAAGTGCAGACACTCATTTAATTAAGCTAGAGACTCCAAGCCTAACTGGTATTGATATTTATCTTAAAGATGAAAGTACCCACCCTACTGGAAGTTTAAAGCACCGCCTCGCTCGCTCTTTATTTCTGTATGCGCTTTGTAATGGCTGGATTAAGGAAGGTACCACCGTTATTGAGTCTTCTTCTGGCAGCACTGCAGTATCTGAAGCCTATTTTGCAAGATTACTTGGATTACCATTTATCGCTGTCATGCCAAGCACCACGGCAAAAAAGAAAGTTCAGCAAATTGAGTTTTATGGCGGTCAATGCCATTTTGTCGACCATTCCTGTAAAATTTATGCTGAATCAGAACGCTTAGCACAAGAGTTAGATGGTCACTATATGGATCAGTTTACCTATGCCGAGCGTGCTACAGATTGGCGCGGTAACAACAATATCGCCAACTCTATCTTTAACCAGATGGAAAAAGAGCAACATTCAATCCCTACTTGGATTGTTATGAGCCCTGGTACTGGCGGCACTTCGGCTACGATTGGTCGTTATATTCGCTATCAACGACTGACGACTAAGCTTTGTGTTGTCGATCCTGAAAACTCTGTTTTCTTCGATTATTTCAATACCGGCGATAAGAACGTGACTTGCAGCAATGGCAGTAAGATAGAGGGCATTGGCAGACCTCGCGCCGAACCGTCCTTTATTCCTGGTGTTGTGGATGAGATGCGTAAGATCCCAGATCCCGCCTCTGTCGCAACAATTAATTGGTTAGAGAAGATTATTGGCCGCAAGACGGGCGCCTCTACAGGTACAAACCTGTATGGTGCGTTGCAGTTAGCCAGCGAAATGGCCGCTAGAGGCGAAACAGGCTCGATTGTGACCCTCATTTGCGACTCGGGTGAGCGCTACCTAGACACCTATTACAACGCGGATTGGATTAAAGATAATATCGGCGATCTAACACCTTATACTGAAGCGTTAAGCCAATTTAGCGAGACGAGTGTATTACATTGCCCAAGAGCCAAGTGA
- a CDS encoding VC2046/SO_2500 family protein, which yields MSISQLESALINESQLGSRLNHAVGSNRRGEFGLLLSMLSEDARDMAQFQTAAHLSHDLRIKFELPAPQTLIGQLDDDIMVTDNSLVHQQSGATAFRLANTLNEEALVIRCKESLAMQEVLANCALSVRQRYGQVSVAPKVELTHFVDQLVMQRQMGELIAQA from the coding sequence ATGAGTATTTCGCAGCTAGAAAGTGCATTAATCAATGAATCTCAGTTAGGTTCGAGACTCAACCATGCCGTTGGTTCTAACCGACGGGGTGAGTTTGGTCTATTGCTTTCTATGCTATCGGAAGATGCGCGTGATATGGCCCAGTTTCAGACTGCGGCTCACCTTAGCCATGATTTGCGAATCAAATTCGAGCTTCCGGCGCCACAGACGTTAATTGGACAACTCGATGATGACATAATGGTGACAGATAACAGCTTAGTCCACCAACAAAGCGGCGCCACGGCTTTTCGTTTAGCGAATACGCTCAATGAAGAGGCTTTGGTTATTCGCTGCAAAGAGTCGTTAGCGATGCAGGAGGTGCTGGCTAACTGTGCTCTGTCTGTTCGTCAGCGCTATGGCCAAGTGTCGGTAGCACCCAAAGTGGAACTCACCCATTTTGTCGATCAATTGGTCATGCAGCGTCAAATGGGTGAATTAATCGCCCAAGCTTGA
- a CDS encoding DUF406 family protein translates to MKNIQKAQSDLVNDTCNDCGSFVDVGAIIDEHDTVLELELSGDNCEQLANEVIEKAQQRFEGVTFEKQLQGQDAKVSITFSFSAEKMIFQLENGL, encoded by the coding sequence ATGAAAAATATTCAAAAGGCACAATCAGATTTAGTTAATGATACCTGTAATGACTGTGGTAGCTTCGTCGATGTTGGCGCAATTATCGATGAACACGATACGGTACTTGAGCTGGAATTAAGCGGTGATAACTGTGAGCAATTGGCAAACGAAGTGATTGAAAAGGCGCAGCAGCGTTTTGAAGGTGTGACTTTTGAAAAGCAGCTACAAGGCCAAGACGCAAAAGTTAGCATAACATTCTCTTTTAGTGCAGAAAAAATGATATTTCAGTTAGAAAATGGTCTATAA
- a CDS encoding putative bifunctional diguanylate cyclase/phosphodiesterase gives MKKHQFQQLLEYIVNSEAKQLGDFKATAQIAAELLSQQINVSSVVVSALSAETNTLEQITRLCLGVNTSSASVIRPNPGSCTNFIHQLKDERHISAEFCGDDSRLVELKPYYQALGIISVLEVAIRINGHLEGILSLERTEATEPWHDSEVQLCSQVADQLALTLATQYGYEKDERLTLFLSAAEQSDQIMMVVNLASDCIEYVNKAHADLTKVPRERVLGRQVQSLDFFRQYPTLAALVLKKARIGETSEEEVNLVRHDGSPYWMRFSVKRFISERGNHFALVNAEDCTEQHNHQSELLRLAWRCGLTGLYNRTHFSQVLEKAQKGHLVLIDLREFKRFNDTYGHANGDIMLIEVARRMRHFAEAHQISEVARIGSDEFGILFENEEDEIFIEHATERLYKQLEVPITIGIEQIEPKPALARVDLASIEQQFSLLTCADIALQYAKNKQGNAIQVFNSALLNAFKEDAQIERDLAVAIKGRQFELYYQPLKDLKKQSYIGAEALIRWHHPKKGVLYPGAFIDIAEQTGLINDIGSWVLEAACKQLNLWQRHQIDISMHVNVSARQFFSGTLFEQVWELVTRYRLKPHSLILEITETELMEDIRSATNLCHELAALGVGLAIDDFGTGYSSMRYLKQFPISKLKIDRSFISDLSVSHESREIVSAIIAMASALNISLTAEGVETKEQEHFLAEHSCHQAQGFLYSPALRVSEFGQFLEKSASIH, from the coding sequence GTGAAGAAGCATCAATTTCAGCAATTGTTGGAGTACATTGTTAATTCAGAAGCAAAGCAGTTAGGCGATTTTAAAGCGACTGCGCAAATTGCAGCTGAATTGCTCTCTCAGCAGATTAATGTTTCAAGTGTCGTGGTTTCTGCGTTATCAGCAGAAACCAATACATTAGAGCAAATTACACGCTTATGCTTGGGCGTTAATACATCTTCTGCCAGCGTTATTCGTCCAAATCCCGGATCTTGTACCAACTTTATTCACCAACTCAAAGATGAACGCCATATTTCTGCTGAGTTCTGTGGTGACGATAGTCGTCTAGTCGAGCTTAAACCGTATTACCAGGCGCTGGGGATTATATCGGTTTTGGAAGTGGCTATTCGAATCAACGGGCATCTAGAGGGCATTTTAAGTCTAGAGCGCACCGAAGCGACAGAGCCATGGCACGATAGTGAAGTGCAACTTTGCTCACAAGTCGCAGATCAGCTCGCATTAACCCTAGCAACGCAATATGGCTATGAAAAAGATGAACGACTAACGCTATTTTTATCTGCTGCAGAGCAGTCAGATCAAATTATGATGGTGGTTAATCTAGCTTCAGACTGTATTGAGTACGTTAATAAGGCGCACGCGGATTTAACTAAGGTACCTAGGGAACGAGTATTAGGACGACAGGTACAATCTCTAGATTTTTTTAGACAGTATCCTACGTTGGCAGCGCTTGTGTTAAAGAAGGCTCGCATTGGAGAGACCTCTGAAGAAGAGGTAAACCTCGTTCGTCATGATGGTTCACCCTATTGGATGCGTTTCTCTGTAAAACGTTTTATCTCCGAACGAGGTAATCATTTCGCATTAGTTAATGCTGAAGACTGCACAGAACAGCACAATCATCAAAGTGAATTATTACGTTTAGCATGGCGCTGTGGGCTGACAGGCTTGTATAACCGCACTCACTTTAGCCAAGTGCTAGAGAAGGCACAGAAAGGGCACTTAGTGCTTATCGATCTACGTGAGTTTAAGCGCTTCAACGATACTTATGGTCACGCCAACGGCGATATCATGTTAATTGAAGTCGCGAGACGAATGCGCCATTTTGCTGAAGCTCACCAGATCTCAGAAGTCGCACGGATAGGTAGCGATGAGTTTGGTATTTTATTTGAAAATGAAGAAGATGAAATATTCATTGAGCATGCAACCGAACGATTATATAAACAGCTTGAAGTCCCTATAACCATAGGTATTGAGCAGATAGAGCCTAAACCAGCCCTAGCTCGGGTCGACCTCGCGTCAATAGAGCAACAATTCTCCCTCCTAACTTGTGCCGATATCGCACTTCAATACGCCAAAAATAAGCAGGGTAATGCCATTCAGGTATTTAACTCGGCGTTGCTTAATGCGTTTAAGGAAGATGCACAAATCGAAAGGGATTTGGCTGTTGCGATAAAAGGCCGACAATTTGAACTCTACTATCAACCGTTAAAAGACTTAAAGAAACAGTCCTATATCGGTGCTGAAGCATTAATTCGTTGGCACCATCCAAAGAAAGGGGTGCTTTATCCTGGGGCTTTTATTGATATTGCAGAGCAAACAGGACTGATTAATGATATCGGCTCGTGGGTGTTAGAGGCGGCGTGTAAACAACTTAACCTATGGCAACGGCATCAGATTGATATTTCGATGCACGTGAATGTATCTGCGAGGCAATTTTTTAGTGGTACCCTATTTGAGCAGGTGTGGGAACTCGTCACTCGATACCGCTTAAAACCCCATAGTTTGATCCTTGAAATAACCGAAACAGAGTTAATGGAAGATATTCGCTCTGCGACCAATTTGTGTCATGAGCTGGCCGCCCTAGGTGTTGGGCTCGCTATCGATGATTTTGGTACCGGTTATAGTTCTATGCGATACCTGAAGCAATTTCCTATTAGTAAACTAAAAATTGACCGCTCTTTTATATCTGACCTGTCAGTGAGCCATGAAAGTCGTGAAATTGTCAGTGCGATAATTGCTATGGCGTCGGCATTAAATATTTCGCTTACCGCAGAAGGGGTGGAAACGAAAGAGCAGGAGCATTTTTTAGCCGAGCACTCGTGTCACCAAGCGCAGGGCTTCTTATACAGCCCAGCGTTAAGAGTCTCTGAATTTGGCCAATTCTTAGAAAAATCAGCCTCAATTCATTAA
- a CDS encoding YchJ family protein, whose translation MTNLNFAAESLCPCCSGATYQDCCQPLHLKIQIALTPEQLMRSRFSAFYLERYDYLIETHHLDYLNGLTAQNLAQEPLPQWLGLEVCSSHQDGNEGSVTFQAWYQLDNELDAIHECSDFIKQDEKWYYTQGEQKAAVFPKRNDKCICHSGKKFKQCCGK comes from the coding sequence ATGACAAACCTTAATTTTGCAGCCGAAAGCCTTTGCCCCTGTTGTTCTGGGGCGACTTATCAAGATTGTTGCCAGCCACTTCACCTAAAAATTCAAATTGCACTTACCCCCGAGCAATTAATGCGTTCTCGATTTAGTGCTTTTTATCTAGAACGATATGATTATTTGATTGAAACCCACCATCTTGATTATTTAAATGGGTTGACAGCGCAAAATCTTGCGCAAGAGCCATTACCTCAGTGGTTAGGGTTAGAAGTTTGCTCAAGTCATCAGGACGGTAATGAGGGAAGTGTAACCTTTCAGGCTTGGTATCAATTAGATAATGAGCTAGATGCCATTCATGAATGCTCAGATTTTATCAAGCAGGATGAAAAGTGGTATTACACTCAAGGTGAGCAAAAAGCTGCGGTCTTTCCTAAGCGAAATGATAAGTGTATCTGCCACAGTGGTAAGAAATTTAAGCAGTGCTGCGGTAAGTAA
- a CDS encoding YybH family protein, whose product MLKKVTTALTLISIFYFSLLQVAVADDNEALNAVYGHFSEAFNELDATIMKSIYSEDACYIPEGQDKEITLGRDKIVALYQTFFGKIKHKNARIEVDFRVIERNIEGTSATDIGYYLIRFHPPIDNGEPTSEFAGKFVGVSKKKSDGKWYLTVDTNNRAEASFYYNAKPSPNLYYGRQFPALSQNSPSNNQ is encoded by the coding sequence ATGCTTAAAAAAGTCACAACTGCACTGACATTAATCAGTATCTTTTATTTTAGTCTCCTTCAAGTTGCCGTAGCAGACGATAATGAGGCGCTTAATGCCGTCTATGGCCATTTTAGTGAAGCCTTTAATGAGCTTGATGCCACTATCATGAAGTCTATCTACTCAGAAGACGCCTGCTACATCCCCGAGGGACAAGATAAAGAGATCACCTTAGGTCGCGATAAAATTGTTGCGTTGTACCAAACTTTTTTTGGCAAAATTAAGCATAAAAATGCCAGGATTGAAGTCGACTTCAGAGTCATCGAGCGCAACATCGAAGGTACGAGTGCTACAGATATCGGTTATTACCTTATTCGTTTTCATCCACCGATCGATAATGGTGAACCGACCAGTGAGTTTGCAGGTAAGTTTGTTGGTGTATCCAAGAAGAAAAGTGACGGCAAGTGGTATTTAACTGTCGATACCAATAACCGCGCCGAAGCGTCATTTTATTATAATGCTAAACCAAGCCCAAACCTTTATTATGGTCGCCAATTTCCTGCACTGAGCCAAAACTCACCTTCCAACAATCAATAA
- the smrA gene encoding DNA endonuclease SmrA encodes MGEEEMTLFLQEMSGVQPLKHNTNATIAEQTVSTQAQNARRKQLEMSEQLAKLTTDINAIEPIASDAIIEFKRDGVQDAVFQRFSRGGYPIKHEILLHQLKVQQAREALYNEIQKSRQKGERSILVIHGKGVNSKPIPALMKSFVASWLEQIDEVLAFHSAQVHHGGTGALYVMLAKSEQKRIETQESNHKGVNIR; translated from the coding sequence ATGGGTGAAGAGGAAATGACCCTTTTTCTTCAAGAGATGAGTGGTGTTCAGCCCCTTAAGCATAATACCAATGCAACTATTGCTGAACAGACGGTATCGACACAGGCTCAAAATGCTCGGCGTAAACAGCTTGAAATGAGCGAGCAACTCGCTAAGTTAACGACCGACATCAATGCGATTGAGCCTATTGCATCAGACGCTATTATCGAATTTAAACGAGATGGTGTGCAAGATGCGGTATTTCAACGCTTCAGCCGTGGTGGCTACCCGATTAAACATGAGATCCTGCTGCATCAACTAAAAGTACAGCAGGCGCGGGAAGCACTCTATAACGAGATCCAAAAGAGTCGACAAAAGGGCGAAAGAAGTATTCTGGTTATTCATGGTAAGGGGGTTAACAGTAAACCTATCCCCGCGCTGATGAAATCCTTTGTGGCAAGCTGGCTTGAGCAGATCGATGAAGTGCTGGCATTTCATAGCGCCCAGGTACACCACGGCGGCACGGGAGCTTTATATGTGATGCTGGCAAAATCGGAGCAGAAACGTATCGAAACCCAAGAGAGCAACCATAAAGGTGTGAATATACGCTAA
- a CDS encoding TetR/AcrR family transcriptional regulator, whose protein sequence is MANRSDTKTRILDAAEKLFAERGFSETSLRLITSKAEVNLASVNYHFGSKKELIRAVLARYLDVFMPAAADAIVAVRKNNANASLDDIFSTLVAPLLELNTLRNEGTTTFLQLLGRGYIESQGHLRWFITTHYGEYLGLFVKAVAESAPHIPPAEMFWRLHFTLGTVVFTMASADALTEIAEADFGEHNDIEAVIRKVIPYLSAGVSVPLTKDVM, encoded by the coding sequence ATGGCGAATCGCTCCGATACAAAAACAAGAATACTTGATGCTGCGGAAAAATTATTTGCAGAAAGGGGTTTTTCAGAAACCTCGCTAAGATTAATTACCAGCAAAGCTGAAGTAAACCTTGCATCTGTTAATTACCATTTTGGCTCCAAAAAAGAGCTGATCCGAGCGGTGCTAGCACGTTACCTCGATGTATTTATGCCTGCAGCAGCAGACGCAATTGTTGCGGTGCGCAAAAATAACGCTAACGCATCATTAGACGATATTTTCTCAACTTTAGTTGCACCGCTTCTCGAACTCAATACATTGAGAAATGAAGGCACCACCACATTTCTTCAGCTGTTGGGGCGTGGCTATATCGAAAGCCAAGGGCACCTTCGTTGGTTTATCACCACGCATTATGGCGAGTACCTAGGGCTTTTTGTTAAGGCTGTGGCTGAGAGCGCTCCACATATTCCTCCCGCAGAGATGTTTTGGCGATTACACTTTACCTTAGGTACGGTTGTTTTCACTATGGCGTCAGCCGATGCGCTAACAGAAATTGCAGAAGCTGATTTTGGGGAGCACAATGATATAGAAGCTGTTATTAGAAAAGTCATTCCGTATTTATCTGCCGGGGTATCGGTCCCACTTACTAAGGATGTAATGTAA
- a CDS encoding acyl-CoA dehydrogenase, whose amino-acid sequence MATTLLILLIGTIVVVFSVKNIRMQLVTRPVFSFFKKVLPPLSKTEKEAMEAGDVWWEGELFKGKPNWQVLHSYGKPSLTSEEQDFIDNQVVTALTMIDDYNIVNERKDLPPELWDYFKKEGFFALIIPKKYGGKAFSAYANSTIVSKIASRSVSAAVTVMVPNSLGPGELLTHYGTSEQKDFWLPQLADGSAIPCFALTGLEAGSDAGAIPDSGVVCRQEFNGEETLGLKLNWDKRYITLAPVANVLGLAFQMYDPDGLLGDTQQIGITCALIPTDHNGVEIGRRHNPLNMAFMNGTTRGQDVFIPLDWIIGGPQFAGRGWRMLVECLSAGRGISLPALSTASGHMATKTTTAYSAVRQQFGLDIGKFEGVQEALARVIANTYQLEAARRLTTTGIDLKVKPSVVTAIAKYHMTELGRKVIDDAMDIQSGKGIQLGPKNYLGHGYMALPISITVEGANILTRSLMIFGQGATRCHPYVLAEMEAAGMEDTNEGLERFDDLLLGHIGYATRNAFSAFGNAVTGSHFSQSPVSGETKQYYKDMNRLSAALALMTDVSMLILGGELKRKEMLSARMGDVLSQLYLGSATLKLFEDNGRQFDDLPAVRHVMATRLHLAAKALDEAIRNFPNRGVALLMRALIFPLGNRFKEASDKLSIDLVNSMSKPCPARDRLTFLCPDFKGDTGGIAEVENAFIAKHACNGLYKKLKQAQREGSLPTKLQPLALFDSALEISLITQEEHQQLVQADALRLAAINVDEFESL is encoded by the coding sequence ATGGCTACGACATTATTAATACTATTGATTGGCACAATAGTGGTTGTATTCAGTGTTAAAAATATCAGGATGCAACTCGTTACCCGCCCTGTATTTAGCTTTTTTAAAAAAGTGCTACCTCCGCTTTCCAAAACTGAAAAAGAAGCGATGGAAGCGGGCGACGTTTGGTGGGAAGGGGAGCTCTTTAAGGGGAAACCCAATTGGCAAGTGCTCCACAGTTACGGTAAACCGTCTTTGACCTCAGAAGAGCAGGACTTTATCGACAATCAAGTGGTAACCGCATTAACCATGATTGACGATTACAACATCGTTAATGAGAGAAAAGATCTGCCACCAGAGCTATGGGACTACTTCAAAAAAGAGGGCTTCTTTGCGCTTATCATACCTAAAAAGTACGGTGGTAAGGCATTCTCAGCGTACGCTAACTCTACCATTGTCAGCAAAATTGCCAGTCGTAGCGTAAGTGCGGCTGTAACCGTTATGGTGCCGAACTCACTTGGTCCTGGTGAGTTACTCACTCACTACGGAACCAGCGAACAGAAAGACTTTTGGTTACCACAACTGGCCGATGGAAGTGCTATTCCTTGCTTTGCATTAACAGGCCTAGAGGCGGGGAGCGACGCGGGGGCCATTCCGGATTCCGGTGTTGTTTGTCGTCAAGAGTTTAATGGCGAAGAAACACTCGGCTTAAAGCTTAACTGGGATAAGCGTTATATTACCCTTGCACCAGTGGCCAATGTACTCGGTCTCGCGTTTCAAATGTATGACCCAGACGGTCTGCTTGGTGATACTCAGCAGATAGGTATTACCTGTGCGCTGATCCCAACGGATCACAATGGGGTTGAAATCGGTCGTCGCCATAACCCGTTAAATATGGCGTTTATGAACGGTACTACTCGAGGACAAGATGTCTTTATTCCGTTAGATTGGATTATTGGTGGCCCCCAGTTCGCGGGACGTGGCTGGAGAATGTTAGTCGAGTGTCTTTCTGCGGGGCGTGGTATTTCACTTCCAGCACTATCGACGGCATCGGGTCATATGGCGACTAAGACCACAACCGCATACAGCGCAGTGCGTCAACAGTTTGGTTTAGATATTGGTAAATTCGAAGGTGTACAAGAGGCCTTAGCACGGGTTATTGCTAATACTTACCAGCTTGAAGCTGCAAGGCGTTTAACCACAACTGGCATCGATTTAAAAGTCAAACCGTCAGTGGTAACCGCGATCGCTAAATACCATATGACCGAACTTGGACGTAAGGTCATAGATGATGCGATGGACATTCAGTCTGGTAAAGGGATCCAACTTGGACCTAAGAATTATTTGGGCCACGGTTATATGGCGCTACCCATCTCTATTACGGTAGAAGGGGCCAATATTTTAACCAGAAGCTTGATGATCTTCGGTCAAGGTGCCACGCGCTGTCATCCATACGTGTTAGCAGAGATGGAAGCGGCAGGTATGGAAGATACCAACGAAGGGTTAGAGCGTTTTGATGACTTACTATTAGGCCATATCGGTTATGCGACGCGTAATGCTTTCAGCGCGTTCGGTAATGCGGTCACTGGCAGTCACTTTTCACAATCTCCAGTGAGTGGTGAAACTAAGCAGTATTATAAAGACATGAATCGTTTGTCTGCAGCTCTTGCCTTGATGACAGATGTTTCTATGCTTATTCTAGGTGGTGAGCTGAAACGTAAAGAGATGCTTAGTGCCCGTATGGGGGACGTGTTAAGTCAACTATACCTAGGCTCTGCAACCTTAAAGTTATTTGAAGATAACGGTCGTCAATTTGATGATTTACCCGCGGTTCGTCATGTTATGGCTACACGTCTGCATTTGGCGGCAAAAGCGTTAGATGAAGCCATTCGTAACTTCCCTAATCGCGGCGTTGCTTTACTAATGCGTGCATTAATCTTCCCGCTTGGAAACCGCTTTAAAGAGGCGAGCGATAAGCTTTCAATCGACCTGGTTAATTCGATGAGTAAGCCTTGTCCTGCACGAGATAGATTAACCTTCTTGTGTCCTGATTTTAAAGGAGATACCGGCGGTATCGCTGAAGTTGAGAATGCATTTATTGCAAAGCATGCCTGTAACGGCCTGTATAAAAAGCTTAAGCAAGCACAAAGGGAGGGGAGTTTACCAACTAAACTTCAGCCTTTGGCCTTGTTTGACTCGGCTCTAGAGATCTCGCTGATAACTCAAGAGGAGCATCAACAGTTAGTTCAGGCTGACGCGTTACGCTTAGCGGCTATCAATGTAGATGAGTTTGAAAGCCTGTAA